The following proteins are encoded in a genomic region of Gimesia algae:
- a CDS encoding NAD(P)/FAD-dependent oxidoreductase: MNRTSSDLPRIVVIGGGFGGINVAKAFKNEAVEIDLIDKRNYHLFQPLLYQVATGELDPANIAAPIRRILWKQKNVHVALGEVTAIDFDKKLVCFDGGELDYDYLVIATGARQSYFGHDEYRVHAPGLKSIDDALEIRRRLYLAFEEAEWEADEEARRKILTFVVVGGGPTGVELAGAIKEVASETLPREFRNIHCDMARVILVDGGSRLVGPMPEDLSALAQKVLEKMGVEIHLNVHVTDVTVDGVKIGEETINAENVFWAAGVQGQDLAKTLDTEVDRGSRIVVGPDMSIPGHPEVFVVGDAAHATDAKTGKPVPGLAQGAIQTGRFVAEIIKQEINGNAPKERPQFSYYDKGSMAMIGRGNAIAAIGKIHYGGILGWISWNILHVMFLVGFRNRFKVMLDWCWNYIWKTRRSRLITGDPKVHIKQLYSDHQPPEVKTGWRKKHKSEEG; the protein is encoded by the coding sequence ATGAATCGGACTTCTTCGGATTTGCCAAGGATTGTCGTCATCGGAGGAGGTTTTGGCGGCATCAATGTTGCCAAAGCATTCAAAAATGAAGCCGTCGAAATCGATCTGATTGACAAACGGAATTACCACCTGTTTCAGCCTCTGCTGTACCAGGTGGCGACGGGCGAACTGGATCCGGCGAATATCGCGGCACCGATTCGCAGGATTCTCTGGAAACAGAAAAACGTGCACGTCGCGTTGGGGGAGGTCACTGCGATTGACTTTGATAAAAAGCTGGTCTGTTTTGATGGCGGCGAACTCGACTACGATTACCTGGTTATCGCCACTGGTGCCCGGCAGTCGTATTTCGGTCACGATGAATATCGTGTGCACGCACCGGGATTGAAGTCGATTGATGATGCGCTGGAAATCCGCAGGCGTCTGTATCTCGCGTTTGAAGAGGCGGAATGGGAAGCCGATGAAGAAGCCCGTCGTAAAATTCTGACGTTCGTGGTTGTGGGGGGCGGACCGACGGGAGTCGAACTGGCGGGCGCGATCAAAGAAGTCGCGTCTGAAACCCTGCCGCGTGAATTTCGAAATATCCATTGTGATATGGCCCGCGTGATTCTCGTTGATGGTGGTTCGCGGCTGGTCGGCCCCATGCCCGAAGACCTGAGTGCCCTCGCTCAGAAAGTACTGGAAAAGATGGGGGTCGAAATCCATTTGAATGTGCATGTGACTGATGTGACAGTCGATGGCGTGAAAATTGGCGAGGAAACGATTAATGCAGAGAACGTCTTCTGGGCTGCGGGAGTGCAGGGACAGGATCTGGCGAAAACACTGGACACTGAAGTTGATCGAGGCAGCCGGATTGTTGTGGGACCCGATATGTCGATTCCCGGACATCCCGAAGTTTTTGTCGTCGGCGATGCCGCGCATGCGACTGATGCTAAAACCGGCAAACCGGTTCCCGGTCTGGCGCAGGGCGCGATTCAAACCGGGCGTTTCGTAGCGGAGATTATCAAACAGGAAATCAACGGGAACGCACCGAAAGAACGGCCGCAGTTCAGTTATTATGACAAAGGTTCCATGGCGATGATCGGTCGCGGTAATGCCATCGCCGCGATCGGCAAGATTCATTACGGCGGCATTCTGGGCTGGATCTCCTGGAACATTCTACACGTGATGTTCCTGGTCGGCTTTCGCAACCGCTTTAAGGTGATGCTCGACTGGTGCTGGAACTACATCTGGAAAACCCGCCGCTCCCGACTGATCACCGGCGACCCTAAAGTGCACATCAAACAACTCTATTCCGACCATCAGCCCCCCGAAGTCAAAACGGGCTGGAGAAAAAAACACAAATCGGAAGAAGGCTGA